One Thermodesulfobacteriota bacterium genomic window, GCAGCAGTCTTGCTATTACCATCTGACGCGCTTCAGGTGGTCTTAGCAACTTCGTTGCTACGTCGAAAAAGACACTATGTGTCCGGCCCGGCGGCTCGCAGCCGCACGCAATCGAAGTAGCCACCTTCCGCTATAACCTCCAAACGCGCTTCCGATGCATATGCCTCTGAATGTGATTCGTCGAAAATCACACGTACGTGTGTACTTTTGGTCAGTCAAAAGTAGAAGCAATTATTTTTGTCTTTGCTTTTCAAGGATTAAACCGAGATTCTGAATCGAGTTCAAAATGACGGACGAGTGATGCCGCGGCAATGCCGCGACGACGGATTCATGGAAAATATTTAGGAGTGAGTCCTCCCGGCCTGTATAATAATCCCTGCATGGATAACCGCGAAGACAAAAAACCCGGGGGAGACAAAAAGCCCGACGCGAACGGGAACCACATCAGGCAGCGGCGCAGGCCCAAGCTCGTCACGCGTCTCGCCGAGTTCAGGGACATCCCGGCGCTCGTGGCGCTGAGCGCCAGGGTCTACGGCGCCGCCGGCGTTACGGACGGGATGCTCCGCGGGCAGATATCGATATTCCCCGAGGGGCAGTTCCTCGTCGAATACGAGGGCAGGATTGTCGGCTACTGCTCGACGTTCATGATAAGCGGCGACCTCTGTCTCCGCCCCCATACGTGGAAGGAGATAACGGGCGGCGGTTTCGCCTCGCGGCACGACCCCGAGGGCGACTACCTCTACGGCATGGAGGTCTGCGTCGATCCGGAATACAGGGGGCTCCGCATAGGGACGCGGCTTTACGACGAGCGGCGTAAGCTCTGCCAGGAGCTCGGGCTCAAGGGCATTGTGTTCGGCGGCCGCATGCCGGGATACCAGAGGCGGGCCGCGAAGGTCGGGAGCCCCGAGGAATATCTCCGTCTCGTCCAGGCCAGGAAGATACGCGACCAGGTCATAATGTTTCACCTGTCGAACGATTTCGAGCCGATGGGCATACTGCACGACTACCTGCCGTTCGACCACGAGTCCGGGGGCAACGCCGTCCACATGATATGGCGTAACCCGCTGGCCGTCGAAAACCAGTCGAAGGAAAAGAAGAAGCGCGGCAGGCTGCCGCGGTCCGTCCGCGTGGCCACGGTGCAGTTCCAGATGCGCAAGGTGGACTCCGAAAAGCAGTTCGAGGGGCAGCTCGAATATTTCATCGACATAGCTTCGGACTACGGCTCGGACTTCGTCGTCTTCCCCGAGCTCGTCACGCTCGCCCTGCTGTCGGCGGCCAGGAAAAAGATGCGGCCCGAGGAATCGATCGACCACCTGACGGAATACACGGAGCGCTATACGAAGTTCATGCAGGAGATGGCGATCTCCTACAACATCAACATCATCGGCGGCTCGCACCCGACCAAGATGCAGGACGGCGACATACACAATATCTCGTACATTTTCCTCCGCGACGGGGCCATCCATTCGCAGGAGAAGATACACCCGACGCCGAACGAAAAATACTGGTGGGACATACGGGGCGGCGACGAGCTGCATACGATCCCGACCGACTGCGGGCTCATAGGCGTGCTGATCTGCTACGACACGGAATTCCCCGAGACGGCGCGCTATCTCGTGGACCAGGGGGCCGTGATAATCTTCGTCCCGTTCTGCACGGACGAGAGGCAGGGTTATTTAAGGGTGAGGTACTGCTCGCAGGCGATAGCCGTCCAGAACCAGTGCTTCGTCGTGATGTCGGGGACGGTCGGCAACCTGCCCGACGTAGAGAACATGGACATCAATTACGCCGAGAGCTGCATACTTACGCCGTGCGACTTCCCCTTCGCGAGGGACGGCATCGCGGCCACGACCCCGCCCAACACGGAGACGATCGCATTCGCCGATTTACAGCTCGAGAACCTCTTCGCCAGCCGTAACGCCGGGACGGTGCTCAACCTCAAGGACAGAAGGTTCGACCTCTACAGCGTCCAGTGGAACCGGAAGAGCGGGAAATAGCCCCGACGGGGACTTATCTCTCCGTCTTGTCGGCGAGATCCAGCGGCGGGGCCCACGCTCCTTTCGCGACGCCGGGCGCACGCCTGCCCCACGTGTTGCCGTACTTATCCGGCGCGCCCGTGAAGAACCTGACGAGGAGCCTGTGGAGCATGTTCATGTTGGGCAGTATGCCGTGGAACCCGCCGACTTCATTCAGCAGCTTGTCGCCTATCTCCCAATAGCCGTAATCGTCGGGCGTGACGCAGACGAGATTTTCGAGAGCCAGGAACTTCGGCACGGCTCCCTCAAACGGGACGGTGCCGTCGCCCGTCAACCTGCACACCGGGCTCAACACCTTGTCCTTGTCCCAGAAGTTCGCCCTGTCGGAAGAGCTCAGGACGAATTCGGGATACCGCCCCCGTTTCTCGATCCTGAGCTTAACCCTCGTCTCCGCGCCGACGCCCACGACGGCAAGCCACCTGTTCGGAGTCAGCTTCGCATCCGACAGCCTGAAGCCGTCTATTTTGTTCCGGTGCTCCCTCCCCCACGAAAGCATCCTTTCGAATATCTCCTGCGCCCGCTGGAGATGAGTGCGGGTATTGTCGGGAAGCCCCTTCAGCTTCACCCACGCTTCGATGGATTTTATTATGCTCCACTGCCAGAGAGCCGGGTCGAAGAGCGTATCGGGCAGGCCGGAGTTTTCCGGAAGTATAACCAGGCCGTTTTTAAAGCTCGGAACGAGGTAGTAGAGCGACGGCGTGACGCGGGCCGCCTCCCTTTCGCGCGAAGACGGAGGGGACGTGCCGAGATTCGCCGTTCCCGTCGTGACCTTTATCACCGCCTCGAACGAGCCCTGGTACGGAGTCGCGAGCGTGGCCACCTTGTCCACCGGGGCGGCGGCTCCCTTATCCTTCAGATAGCCCGCGATAATCAGCCCGCCCATCGAGTGGCCGATGAGGTTGACCCTGGGATCTTTTCCGTAGCCGTTGTTGTGGTAGTGCTTTAGGAGCTTCGTCCTGTCTATCACTTCGCGGATGAACTCGTCGAGCGCCGACTCGATGTCCTCGAGCTTCATGCGCCAGTCGTACCCGAAGGGGTATACGGGGACCTTCTCGCCCTCGCTCCGGCTGAGATTAAACCTTAGCTCCTCGATAAGCTCCTTGTAGGCGATCTCGTAGAGCTGGTCGGGACGTAGGCGCGCCGGCTCCTGCATCTCGTACCTGAGGTCGTCCGGGTGGAGCGCCACCTTTTCGTACTCCTTCGTCATCACGGTCCAGACGAAGTCGGGCGGCAGCTTGTACTCGTTCCTGAGATACGTGGCCGTTATCCCGGGCACGACGATCACGGGATTTACGAGATCCATAACAGGCCTCCTTCGTGGATTCCGCCGTCAGAACCGCGGCCTTATGTTCGAGTCAGTCGTTCACTATCCTGTAGATCGTCCACCGGGCGGTGCCCGAGACTATATACTTCTCGAGCTCCTTGCCCCATTTCTTGTGGTCCTTGAGCTTTGCGAGCCTGGCCCAGGAGTCTTCGAGGTCCTTGAGACTCTTGACCTTTATCTCCGTCTCGATCGTGGACTCGTTCGCCCCGATGGAGCCCGTTACGGTCCTTACCTTGTCGGGCTTCCAGCCTATCTGGGACCCGATCTCCTCCATCCATTTTTTCATGGAATCCAATGCCGGCTGCTTGTATCCGAAACGCGCCTCTACCTGCCATCTGGCGATGAACATAAGCCTGCCCCTCCCTTGTCCTGCGGATGTGATTTGCAAATGATAGAACAGCGCGGAGTGGAAATCAATACGGCCTGAAAACAGTTGCAGGGAGTAAGTCACTGAGTTACTTTCTAATAGAATATGAGCGAAAGATTCGAATCTATACGCAAAGGCGTGGAAGAGGCGAGCGAGTGGAAGAAGGGAAAGAAAACCGGCGCGCGCGTCAGGCGGTACACAGCGATGGCCGTGGCTCACATTCGGAAAAAGACCGGGCTCACACAGAAGGAATTTTCAGGGGTATTCCTGATTCCATTATCGACGCTCAGGCAGTGGGAGCAGGGAAAGCGCGCCCCGCAGGGGCCCGCCCAGGCGCTCCTCGGGATAATAGACAAGGACGCCGAAGCCGCAATCGAAGCGCTTCACAAATAAACTACTCCTCACACTGGTTTTAGCTAGAACGAAACGGCCGCTTCGCTGTCGATCCTGAGGACGGCCTCCTGGTCGAAAAGCTCTTTATACTCCGCCTTTATGCTCTCTATGTCGGCGTCGGCCTGCTGCGCCGAGGAAGCGTCGTAAAGGAGGAGTATTGTCCGCGAGTCCTCCTTTATCATCTCCCCCGACTGCATCATCCAGTGCCCGTCCGTGTCGATTATCGTGAGGCCCTCTCCGAAGCGCGGGATTATGTACGCATCCATGAAGGCCTGCCACTCGTCCTGGGTGACGGCGCTCCCGCCGGTCCCGGAGAGGCCGAATACGAGTATGGTTTGAACGTAACGATCGCCTCTCAGTTGCGGCCGGCCGGGGTAGGCATTGATTTCGGTTTCGGCGCACCCCGCGCCGAGGGCCGCCACGAGAACGAGCAATACCAGGACGCCGCTCTTAAAAGAGCCGGCCCCCGGGATGGAACCACGCCTGCCTTTCATAGCCCCTAATTATAGTTCTAACCGCGAGGCGTTGTAAACGGGTCGTGAAGCGATTTCGCGCATCTTGACAGACACGCGAACTGCTGGTATTTATATTGATTATGATTATCATTATCCCGGAGGTCGGGGCCTAACCTCCCGCAGGCCCCACGTTCTGAATGCTGGAAACTGTTGAGAAGATATCCCGCGGATTCCTCGACTGGAAAAAGGAATTGAGGACTCTTTCGGGCACGGAGCCCGAGTTTCAGAAGTGGCTCTTCGTCCACGTCGCCGGGGTACTGTTCGGCGGCAAGGCCGGCGAGCTCCTGACCATACCCGAGGGCCAGTGCGGGCTCGGGTACGAGCGGCAGGTGAAGGTCATCGAAAAACTTTCCGCGAAGTGGAATTATTCCTACCTCCCCCTTTGCCGGAGCGAAGAATCGGCGAAGGTCATATTCTACAAGCGGAAGAAGGTGAGCGAAGCCCTGACGACCGTGCCGCCCTGCATACTAGAGGACAAGCTCGGGTACAGCGCCGGCATGTCGCCCGGCGAATTCCTGGCGGAAATCGGGCGGAGATGGAAAGAGTCGGGCAGGATTCCACACGAGATAGGGATCGCGCTCGGATATCCGGCCGAGGACGTGCTGGGATACATGGGCCTCCTTCCCCTCGAATGCAGGGGAACCTGCGGATGGCGGATTTACGGAAACCCGGCCCTTTCGCTGGAAAGGTGCCGCATGTTCACGCAGGCAAGACAAGGCGCGATAGCATTTCTCGCCGCGTGATTTGGAAGCGCCAGGCCCTCAGTTCGGCCGGGAAGCGACTATCGCATCCACCGGACACTGCGGAACGCAGCGAACGTGAGAGATATTCTGGCAATCGTTGCAGAGGTCGGGATCGATGATGTACGTCTTTTCGACCGCCGCCGCGCTGATCGCATTCCTGGGGCACATCGGACGACATGCATCGCAGAGGACGCATTTTTCTGGGATGATGAAGTAGCTCATTATGACCTCCCGTTCATAACGTTCTATACTTTAATTATGTAATAATTCTGTCGATTTGTCCATACTCCGCGCGAAATCGCGAGCGCCCCGAAAGCCCCCGGAACCGCCCCGGCGAATCGGCAGGACAACGGACGGCATCCACGGATTCGGAATGGTCGTACGGGCCGAGCGTCATGAGTGTCATGACCTTCATCACGCGGCGCCCGCCTGAGAAGAGCCTCGAGCGCACGGTGCTTCGGCACGCAGCCGGGGCCGGAGGCACTCGCCACCGCCTGAGAGCCCCAATTGATATAAGCCTTTCGGCCGCTGCCGCCTGTTGCATAGCGCGGCACATCCGGCAATACGCACGAGTGACTATCGTAGGTGTCGATGAAACAGCTCGGGCAGCCTTCCCCGCCGGCACATTAATTGAAAAGAAAATTTGCCCTTCTAATCATCAGATGATATAATGTTTATCTGTGAGCGCGATAATTCAAAAGAAATCCCTGGCGGACGAAGTGGCCGAGCGGCTGCGGAAGCAGATCACTTCGGGGAAGTACAAAACCGGGGACAAGCTGCCCGCCGAGCCGCAACTGATGAAAAAATACGGCGTCGGCCGCTCGAGCATACGCGAAGCCATCAAGATTCTATCCAACCTGGGTTTTCTGAACGTGCAGCAAGGGGTAGGAACGTTCGTCATATCCCAGACGGCGAACGAACCCATAAGCCAGCGCCTGAAGCGCGCCGACATGCACGAGATAGACGAGGTCAGGCGGATACTCGAGATAAAAATAGCGGAGAAAGCCGCTTTGACGCGGAACGAAGAAGACATCGCCAGGATCAAAAAATATCTTTCCGAGCGGGCGCGGACGGCCAAGGAAGGACTGCTCGAAGAGTGCATCGAGGCCGACGTCAATTTCCACATTTCGATCGCTGAAGCGACGCACAATGAAATTCTTGCCGACCTGTACAGGTCCGTCGCCATGCACATAAGCAAGGGCTTTAAGCACATCTACGACGACACCGACAGCTTTGTGAAAACCCAGAAGCTCCACGAGCAGCTCGGCAAATACATCATAGCGAAGGACGCCCCCGGGGCCCTTAACATGGTCCTCAATATTTTAAACCACGACTAGGCCTTCTTTTTTTAAGCCTGGTCATCAGATGATATGACCGCATCATTACGATTGAAGAAAAAACAATTACAGGCGGCAGCTCCAGTGCAACAGAAAGCCGGCGTGCAAAAAACAGTCTATCCCATACTCTTTACGATCAGCTTTGCGCATCTCCTGAACGATTTGATGCAGTCGGTCATTCCGGCGGTCTATCCGATCATCAAGGACAAGTACGATTTCTCGTTTACGCAGATAGGCGTGATAACGTTCGTTTTCCAGCTTACGGCGTCTATACTGCAGCCGTTCGTCGGGGCCTATACCGACAAAAAGCCGAAACCCTTTTCCCTGGCGCTGGCCATGCTGTTCACGTCGCTGGGCATAATAGCCCTGTCCATAGCTTCGAGCTTTTACTTCTTCCTCGTCGCCGTCGCCCTCTTCGGCCTGGGCTCGTCCGTTTTCCATCCCGAGGCGTCCCGCGTGGCCTATCTCGCTTCCGGGGGAAAGAAAGGGCTGGCCCAATCGATTTTCCAGGTCGGGGGGAATACGGGTACGGCTATAGGCCCGCTCCTGGCCGCTGTCATCGTCCTCACGTACGGCCAGCATTCCATGATATGGTTCTGCATCATATCCATGATAGGCATCGCCATACTTATAAGGGTGGGCAGATGGTACAGGAGCCGCTTGTATCTAAGGAGAACGAACCCGTCCTCCGTTGTTGCGGAAACCCCGCCGGGACTGTCCAAAAGGCAGGTCTATTTCTCCATCGGCATCCTGCTGACGCTTATATTTTCGAAGTATTTCTACATGGCGGGCATGATCAACTACTACACGTTTTTCCTCATAGATAAATTCGGCATTTCCGTGCGCGAGTCGCAGTACTGCCTCTTTTCGTTCCTCGCGGCCGTCGCCCTCGGGACCATCATCGGGGGCCCGCTCGGAGACCGCTTCGGCAGAAAGTACATCATATGGTTCTCGATACTGGGGGCGTCCCCTTTCACGCTGCTGCTCCCCCACGCGAACCTCTTCTGGACCATAGTGCTGGCCATAGTCATAGGCGTGGTCATAGCGTCGGCCTTCTCCGCAATACTGGTCTACGCGACGGACCTCGTGCCCGGAAAGATCGGCATGATGGCGGGGCTCTTCTTCGGCTTCATGTTCGGCATGGCCGGCATCGGCTCGGCGGTGCTCGGCTGGATGGCTGACGAGATAAGCATCGAATACGTCTTCAGGGTATGCGCGTATTTGCCGCTGATCGGTATCGTCGCCACGTTCCTTCCGAACATAAGGTACGGCGCGCTCGCCCCGGCCGGGCAACCGAAGTGAAAAGCATGCATCCGGCCAGGTCACGTAAGGGCCGGTTCTCGAAAGAGGGGGGCGGTTTTTTCGGGAATTATCACGCGCGGGGATGTAAAAAGGACGCAGACGCATTATAACTTATACAGGCATGGACGAGTCGATACTGATTCCAACCGATTTTTCCGAAGTCGCCCACCGCGCGGCCGCGTACGCGGTCGCCCTCGGCAACCAGCTCGGCATCGCGCGCCTCGTGCTCTATCACGCGTGGCAGCAGTCGAACGTCGTCGATATCAACATGCCCGGCATGACACTCGTCAACGAGGACGAGATACAGGCGGCGAACGACGAATGGATGAGCTCCTTCGCGGGGGCCGTGAAAAAGGCGGCGGGAGGCGGCGTCGAGATTATAAAGGAGATAGATTACAACCCCCTCGATTACGGCGTCGCACATGCCGCCGAAAAGCACGGGGCCGCATACGTCGTCATGAGCGTTACCGGCTCGGGGAGATTCGTGGAAAAAATCATCGGAAGCAGCGCGGTTTCCGTCGCCAGGAAAATAGACGTTCCGGTAATCATCGTCCCCGGCGACTACGAATACAAAACGATCGAGCGCATAGCGCTCTCGTGCGACTACAAGGACACGGAGCATTCGGTTCCTTTCGGCAAAGTAGCCTCCATCGTAAAGGCTACCGGGTCCGGGCTGTTCGTGATTTACGTAGATACGAACGGCGGTCCGCCGCCCGATACGCTGAAGGAAGATAACGAGAGGATGAAGGAATCGCTGCAAGTTCCCGGCGTCGAATTCCATTCCCAGAAAGGCGCAAAATACATCGACGCCGTCAACGGCTTCAGCGAAGAGAACAGCATCGACCTCGTAATAGCCGTTCCGAAGAAAAAAGGTTTTTTTGAATCGCTGTTCAAGGGGAGTCACACTGCGGAGCTGGCGTTCCGGAGCGTAAGGCCCATCATGATAATCCACAACAGAATAATCAACAGCGGCGAGTAGAGGGGCCCGGCAATACAGCGCACGATTCGGGCCGAACGGCGTCGCCGGAACGCCGCCTAGTAGAAGACGGACGGCATCCACACGTCCTCGGGCTGTTCCGTACGGGCCGAGCGTCATGAGGTTCATGACCTTCATCGCGCGGTGCCTGTCGGCAAGGAGCCTCCTGTAAAGCTCCGCCTCTCTCAGCGGGCAGAAGAACCTCGCCCGGGGCGCGGGGAGCCTGCCGACCCCGGCTGCGAGCGCGGCTGCGTCGGCGACCGTTTCAGC contains:
- a CDS encoding bifunctional GNAT family N-acetyltransferase/carbon-nitrogen hydrolase family protein — translated: MDNREDKKPGGDKKPDANGNHIRQRRRPKLVTRLAEFRDIPALVALSARVYGAAGVTDGMLRGQISIFPEGQFLVEYEGRIVGYCSTFMISGDLCLRPHTWKEITGGGFASRHDPEGDYLYGMEVCVDPEYRGLRIGTRLYDERRKLCQELGLKGIVFGGRMPGYQRRAAKVGSPEEYLRLVQARKIRDQVIMFHLSNDFEPMGILHDYLPFDHESGGNAVHMIWRNPLAVENQSKEKKKRGRLPRSVRVATVQFQMRKVDSEKQFEGQLEYFIDIASDYGSDFVVFPELVTLALLSAARKKMRPEESIDHLTEYTERYTKFMQEMAISYNINIIGGSHPTKMQDGDIHNISYIFLRDGAIHSQEKIHPTPNEKYWWDIRGGDELHTIPTDCGLIGVLICYDTEFPETARYLVDQGAVIIFVPFCTDERQGYLRVRYCSQAIAVQNQCFVVMSGTVGNLPDVENMDINYAESCILTPCDFPFARDGIAATTPPNTETIAFADLQLENLFASRNAGTVLNLKDRRFDLYSVQWNRKSGK
- a CDS encoding alpha/beta hydrolase, which produces MDLVNPVIVVPGITATYLRNEYKLPPDFVWTVMTKEYEKVALHPDDLRYEMQEPARLRPDQLYEIAYKELIEELRFNLSRSEGEKVPVYPFGYDWRMKLEDIESALDEFIREVIDRTKLLKHYHNNGYGKDPRVNLIGHSMGGLIIAGYLKDKGAAAPVDKVATLATPYQGSFEAVIKVTTGTANLGTSPPSSREREAARVTPSLYYLVPSFKNGLVILPENSGLPDTLFDPALWQWSIIKSIEAWVKLKGLPDNTRTHLQRAQEIFERMLSWGREHRNKIDGFRLSDAKLTPNRWLAVVGVGAETRVKLRIEKRGRYPEFVLSSSDRANFWDKDKVLSPVCRLTGDGTVPFEGAVPKFLALENLVCVTPDDYGYWEIGDKLLNEVGGFHGILPNMNMLHRLLVRFFTGAPDKYGNTWGRRAPGVAKGAWAPPLDLADKTER
- a CDS encoding helix-turn-helix domain-containing protein is translated as MSERFESIRKGVEEASEWKKGKKTGARVRRYTAMAVAHIRKKTGLTQKEFSGVFLIPLSTLRQWEQGKRAPQGPAQALLGIIDKDAEAAIEALHK
- a CDS encoding DUF3574 domain-containing protein, with the protein product MKGRRGSIPGAGSFKSGVLVLLVLVAALGAGCAETEINAYPGRPQLRGDRYVQTILVFGLSGTGGSAVTQDEWQAFMDAYIIPRFGEGLTIIDTDGHWMMQSGEMIKEDSRTILLLYDASSAQQADADIESIKAEYKELFDQEAVLRIDSEAAVSF
- a CDS encoding DUF3793 family protein is translated as MLETVEKISRGFLDWKKELRTLSGTEPEFQKWLFVHVAGVLFGGKAGELLTIPEGQCGLGYERQVKVIEKLSAKWNYSYLPLCRSEESAKVIFYKRKKVSEALTTVPPCILEDKLGYSAGMSPGEFLAEIGRRWKESGRIPHEIGIALGYPAEDVLGYMGLLPLECRGTCGWRIYGNPALSLERCRMFTQARQGAIAFLAA
- a CDS encoding 4Fe-4S binding protein translates to MSYFIIPEKCVLCDACRPMCPRNAISAAAVEKTYIIDPDLCNDCQNISHVRCVPQCPVDAIVASRPN
- a CDS encoding FadR/GntR family transcriptional regulator — translated: MSAIIQKKSLADEVAERLRKQITSGKYKTGDKLPAEPQLMKKYGVGRSSIREAIKILSNLGFLNVQQGVGTFVISQTANEPISQRLKRADMHEIDEVRRILEIKIAEKAALTRNEEDIARIKKYLSERARTAKEGLLEECIEADVNFHISIAEATHNEILADLYRSVAMHISKGFKHIYDDTDSFVKTQKLHEQLGKYIIAKDAPGALNMVLNILNHD
- a CDS encoding MFS transporter, encoding MQQKAGVQKTVYPILFTISFAHLLNDLMQSVIPAVYPIIKDKYDFSFTQIGVITFVFQLTASILQPFVGAYTDKKPKPFSLALAMLFTSLGIIALSIASSFYFFLVAVALFGLGSSVFHPEASRVAYLASGGKKGLAQSIFQVGGNTGTAIGPLLAAVIVLTYGQHSMIWFCIISMIGIAILIRVGRWYRSRLYLRRTNPSSVVAETPPGLSKRQVYFSIGILLTLIFSKYFYMAGMINYYTFFLIDKFGISVRESQYCLFSFLAAVALGTIIGGPLGDRFGRKYIIWFSILGASPFTLLLPHANLFWTIVLAIVIGVVIASAFSAILVYATDLVPGKIGMMAGLFFGFMFGMAGIGSAVLGWMADEISIEYVFRVCAYLPLIGIVATFLPNIRYGALAPAGQPK
- a CDS encoding GNAT family N-acetyltransferase, coding for MPTADKITEELALVPVSPEHAKELGRICFEAFRSVHDKHAFERDFPTLEAGEGVISFLASRDDFHGVAALLGGKPVGSNFISFTDPVAGVGPITVDPERHERGIGRALMNAVLDAARERGVEEIRLMQDSFNSRSLSLYASLGFHLREPVALMQAAPANVAADAAVRPAVPGDAAAMAELCLEKYKVSRGNEIGNAIKLGFSPLVAERGGRITGYLIPGFLGHGAAETVADAAALAAGVGRLPAPRARFFCPLREAELYRRLLADRHRAMKVMNLMTLGPYGTARGRVDAVRLLLGGVPATPFGPNRALYCRAPLLAAVDYSVVDYHDGPYAPERQLRSVTPLEQRFKKTFFLRNGYYEVDAVLFAEAVDGVDVFCAFLGMEFDAGNLQRFLHPLVIFLQRIGRRTAVRIYVNHEQPGPGSLYDGGYFAERNRMLRVLVVARERYALDRFVFVVAGDDDYRNVYFPGDGNRAASDDFFHESPRAGNAHDDVCGPVLFGGMCDAVIEGVVIYLLYNLDAASRRLFHGPREGAHPFVVRRLYLVLVDECHAGHVDIDDVRLLPRVIEHEARDAELVAEGDRVRGRAVGDFGKIGWNQYRLVHACISYNASASFLHPRA